TGGATCGCCGAGGGCTCGGTGCGACCGAAGCCCAACAACGGCTCGCTCAGCTCCAGTTCCAGCAGCAGCGGGGCGCCCGTGTCGTCGGCGATGAGGTCGACCCGCGCGTACAGCAACTCGGCAGGCCGCAGCCCGAGCTGAGCTGCCGCCGTCTTCAGCGCGTGCTCGGCCACCGCCCGATAGTCGGCACTCGCCTGCGCGGGCCGCACCACCTCGGCGTCGGCCAAGTCCGTCTGGGTGCGGGCGGGCCGCCCGTCCAGCAAGGCGGGCTTGGCGAAGGCGTGCGAGAAGCGACCGGCGAAGAAGACCAGGGCCCGCTCCCCGACGGTGTCCACGCTGGACTGATAGGGCTGTACCAAGGCCGCCGATCCGGCGTTGTGCAGCGCGGTGAGATGCGCGACGGCGTGGTCGCGCCGTTCCCGGGCGAAGCGTCCGACACCGACGGATCCCGCGCCGACAGTGGGTTTGACCACCACCTCGGCCCACTCCGCAGGCCACGCCGCCGGTTCACCGGGCGCGATGATGGTACTGGGCAC
This Actinoalloteichus hymeniacidonis DNA region includes the following protein-coding sequences:
- a CDS encoding ATP-grasp domain-containing protein, whose translation is MSSPRILLVTCADLPGGYSDDAGLVRALGEAGVAAEWSRWDDPAVDFAAADLVVLRSPWDYFERLDEFLRWCDSVPRLANPASVVRWNTDKRYLTQLSSAGVAVVPSTIIAPGEPAAWPAEWAEVVVKPTVGAGSVGVGRFARERRDHAVAHLTALHNAGSAALVQPYQSSVDTVGERALVFFAGRFSHAFAKPALLDGRPARTQTDLADAEVVRPAQASADYRAVAEHALKTAAAQLGLRPAELLYARVDLIADDTGAPLLLELELSEPLLGFGRTEPSAIQRFVDAVQTRLRAN